A window of Chaetodon trifascialis isolate fChaTrf1 chromosome 3, fChaTrf1.hap1, whole genome shotgun sequence genomic DNA:
TAGCATAAACACCGACCTACATCAGAATCATTAAACACCATTTGTCTCATTATCTACAAAGGTGTTATCACATGAAATCAAAGTGAAATTTATCAATAACATTTAGCCCAAATAAGAGTTTTACTTCAAATAGTGCCAGGCTGTTTTCCGCCAGTGTTCTTGGCTCCTTTTCACTCCAGTGTACCAGCAGTCCTGGagagcacagtctgtttttgttcttcgtTTTTTTCCACCTCAAGGATAAAAGCACCGACCACATCCCTCTTCCCTATTAGCCCTTGCTCTTCAATACCGCCTTTGAAGATTTAATCAGTCAGATTTCCTTGATTAATCCTGTTTCATGTCCTTTCACGGTAAATAATTGCAGAGTTTGATACGATCGAGAGCTGGATAGAGAGGACAGCATGCAGATTTCTGATAGAGCCGACTCCCCAGGTACCTTCATTAGCCTGATTATTCTGATCCAAACACACTCCACCAACCAGTTTACATGTAAATAGGTTAATTCTATTCCCGCTCCTCACTcactcagcagctccagcacgCTGCACTGAACAGATGAGATCTTACCAaatgatttctgttttcttcagtctCTACCTTGTGCAACATTACCGTCAAATATATGATTTGCACACTACAAAGGCTGTGAGCTTTCAGCAGATGTATTTAACAGATAACTGAATTTCAGGGACTCATTGGCTGCAGACAAGCCCAGCAATGAAGAATCATGTCTCTCCTCAGCTGACAGTGTTTCCAGCTGGCCTCAGGCTTCACAGTTACTGCTGGTTGTCTAATGTTGACACCTAGTGGCCATATGCTCATCTCTCTACCAACTGATGGTTTCATGTCAGCAACAAACTTTCACCACTTGGTGGCAGTGCAACTCTGCTCTCCCCATGTTGATTCAGTACTGACAAATGTATGTCATGATGGCCAAAGCTGTCCTCATAGCCACGCACAGCGCAGGATGCTGCTCTTTCCTGAACTTTGTTTGAATTCAAATTTCAGTTCTTTCATTTGTGCCTCAGTGAGTGTTTTGCACCATCACATGCTTTGTTGTTGAGTGCACAATagctgcatgctgctgtgtagcagaggagatgaggagctgCTGCCCTGGCTGCCCCTCTCCCCTCAGGATTAGTGAGTTAATGCAACCATTCAGACACTGAGCTCTGATCAGCTGCTTAATGCTGTTTTATCCCAAATAACACAATCATGCAAGCACGATCTGTGCACTCCCAAACACATATACTACACGTTTTAACATCACAACGCACTTCTCTCTACTAAATCCAGCTCACGCACTTTATATAACATATagttggaaaaaacaaacaaacaaacaaaaaaaaaagccttttgttTGCAGGCTTGTGATTTTTAAAActaacatttacagtaaaactATGAATTTCCTCTTAGGAACTGCTCTATTTAAATCCAAGCAAATATTCATTCACTATCTATTTTTTGTTGGAAAATGTATTCTCTATATATATTGTATGTTGAGTTGTAAGCACAATTGTAGacagatttcacatttttgtaCTCGCTGACTAAGAAACTTGGTTACACCTGCAATTAGTTATGTGGAATTGCAGCAACTGAACACTGCCTCTATTTTCACTATTATTAGTAACAAATTACATTGGTCATCTGACATTTGTAGGATATTATTTGAAAATTACAGAACCGTAAAATATGGCATTACCAAAATGTTCCTATAACATTAAAGGGTGCTTTGCTGAGATTAAAAATCTCTTTGACTGAAGTGTCCTGGCCAAGATTGCCAGAGCTCATAACACATACAGCATCTCTGCTGCCATCATAGGCTCATGTAGATCAGAGTCACAGTCAAGGGGGTCAAGGGGGTAAGAGCGAAGGCAGCCCTTCGTTTGTCTTGGGTGCAAAAGTGCCCTTTTCAAATGGAAAACCTTTTGTCCCCCATAAGACACTGGTCTATCAACTGTCTATCATCTATCATGTGCCTAAATAAGGGCTATCCCACATGTCCAGTGTCAGATGTCCTGTGTGAGGATAGCCTGTGccttcagagagcagagagatgccCTGTTTTTGTTATTCATCCTGCCCCTTCAAACTTAGTCCCCGGTTTCCCTGGTTAATAGTGCAAatgcactacacacacacacacacacacacacacacacacacacacacacacacacacacacacacacacacacacacacacacaggcttatgCTAATCCTTGCGAAAACAAAGTGATATATTTCTCCCAGCGCAGGTCAAAGCGTGGGATGTTCATCAGCATGTTTATCGGGATTATGAGCATTTCATCCATAATATAACCTCTAATATCATACTTACCAAACATTCACTGCTCTAAATGCAAGGATTCAGTGAACGTTGTGCAGAAAACCAGTGGGAGATACGTTGACAAGCAAAAAGATGATTCGAGTGATTCTTTCAGACCATTCCCACCACTGAGCCATGACCCACAGTGACCTTTTGACCTCCTCTAACTGACCTCTCAGTGGGTGGCCTTCACACTGACCAGCCTGGACCATGAATCAACACAAGTGGCTGCTCTTAGATCAGATCTTTGTCAGTGTGGTCAGTGTCGTCTCCAGTTTAACAGTACATTTCCAGGCTGATGTTTTTCTACTCAGTCAgttgcactttttctttttttcctctctccctgttgTAATTTAGTGTTTCTCCACTCCAACCCTAtaaaacttgtgtgtgtgtgtgtgtgtgtgtgtgtgtgtgtgtgtgtgtgtgtgtgtgtgtgtgtgtctctgtgtctgtgtctgtgtgtattccTGAATGCCTGTGTATGTACACGAAAGGTCAAAGGTCTACATGAAGAAACGTGTTTATTACATATATGAATTTAAGTTGTGGTCTGAATGAATGTCAGGGTGGGATTATGCCccagtgtcagtgaagaaaaaaagtctGCGTGGTGGGGCAGCCACGTTAATCATAAATCTTTATCTTACAATCCTGCCTCGCACATCCACCCCTTTCATTAACTGACAGCAAAAGGATTAGTGCAGCTAAACCACCGAGATCTGGGAAGAAAAATGAGGAACAAAGTAGCAAGTAAACAGGATCCCTGCTGACGGTGTTGTATGAGATAAaaagatctatctatctatctatctatctatctatctatctatctatctatctatctatctatctatctatctatctatctatctatctatctatctatctatctatctatctatctatctatctatctatcaaaaagcaaacacaaaccaaGGAATGATTGATTTCTTTAGATTTTAATAACATCAAACTttccaaaagaaacaaaaatgaaaaaaaataagaagacTACAAGGTATCCAATGCAAAATGTATTTGGAAATGAGATATTcattttcacaacattaacctgAGAACATTTTTGCTTCTTCACCTTGATCCTTCACTCCATCACTCCCCTTTTGTTTCCATAGTTTAAAAAGCGTCTTCCTAGGGCTAGGACATCTACCTCTGAATATGTTTCGAGTGCAAAACATGAAATACTGtaataaacaacaaagaaaagtggACACAAAAGAAATATGAGACAAGCTATCAGTCTAAGTAGCAAAGAAAGAGATGCCTTGACCACAATTATATATACAGAAGTAAAAccagacacacacctgcacatcaGAACAACGTCCATAAACACTGTATTAAATTAGAGAATAAATAGAAATACTTTTAATTTATGTAGAATATCTGGTTTCACCAAACCTAAATTAGAAGTGCTTATATCACAGTCACAGGACATCTGGTCAAAATGGCCGAAGCAACATTCCCTGTTGCTAAATTATTTGGTACTCTTGGAAAAAGTATCGGTCTAAGTTAAGCTTTTTCTAATTCTGACAATGTTCAGCAGTGCTAGTCTAAGTGCAccacacatgtaaacaaaccatTTTTATTCTACTGTTCCTCTACTATCTGACAGTCTACTGAGAAAGACTTGTCCTTCAGTCTTAAAGTCCAAAAGACGTCATTCAGTTCTTGAAGGATCAATGAGCAAAGACGATCAGCCTGGTTGTATGGCTGAGGCAGAATCGACCCTCCTGATTCGTCTTAGTCTCTGTAGACCGAGGCTATCTGTCGGGGGGCTATGTGCGGTGGATGGTAGGAGTCGTACGGCCCCTCTAAGTGTACGTCATAGCTGGTCTGAGTCTGAAACAGGCTCTGGTCCACAGGGGAGGGGGAGTAGTGGTGTGGAGGTGGGTAGTGGGGTGAAGGCTCCTGTTTGGGCACCAGGTTGCTGCTGATGCTCAGAGGTGGTGTGGGGGGGCCATCGTATGGAGGCGTTCCCACTCCGCCAGTGTTGTACTCATTTGGCGAGTGGTTCTCATACACTCCCCCTTTCATGGCCCTCAGGTGAAGCAGGTGAGCAGAGTCAAAAGTGCCATATGGTGGACTTGGCAGGCCTGGAGAGGAGTAGCTCACCATGCCACCAATGGGAGTGGGTGCTGCCCgcactctgtgtctgtcctcaggcCTCATCCCAGTGCTAGAAGCTGGTCCCAGCTGCAAGCAGCCGGCCACCAGGTTGGTGGTGGGCTGTGACAGCCCCTTACACAGCGTCTCCATGAAAGCCCTGCTCTCTGTGGAAAGGCCCCCCTCCAAGGCCTCAGACAGAGCGCAGATGTAGTTGCGGGCCAGCCGCAACGTCTCGATCTTggacagtttctgtgttttggagTGACAGGGCATGATGCTGCGCAGGTTCTCTAGTGCATCGTTCAGACCATGCATGCGTGAACGCTCCCTCGCGTTAGCCTTTACGCGCCTCGCACGGAATCGCTCCAGACGGGCCTTGGTCATCCGCTTTTTCTTGGGCCCTCGACGTTTGGACTCATTTTCATcctcctgcccctcctcctcatcctcctcgtcttcctctgcatcctcaCTCCCCATCTCCTGGTTCTGTTGGTTCACTCCACCTGCTCTGTAGCGGTGCGATGACACTGACGCATCTCCATCAGGTGAGCTCAcgtctccatccatccactgcaGAGGGCTGAcgacctcctctccctcagcttGTCTCACATATGGCTTAATCATCATTGTActgtagaaagaagaaaacatctttGTCAAACACATGCTGTCTGCAGACAGGTCAACAATCCTTATTACAACACACATTTTAGGAAAGACATGGAAGGATGTACATTCCCTGCTTCCCTACACCTTACTGTGCATATTTAGTTTTACATAGAAAAGGAtgagtttataaaatatgatgtgttGTTATACAGTACGTTAAACTAACAACACCAACTCAACAACCAGCTACAGCAAAATAACAATGCAGTGAAGTACTGCACCCATGTCGAGGCATCGGTAATAATAATCCATTATAACTCTAAAAAGGGggcattctgcataatgagtacttttactttacttgtTGCTAAAGCTTCTGTAATTTTCCTTCAGTAAATATTTGAATGCAGAACTTTTCACATGCTACTTTTATATAAAGAAAGGATCAGGATCCTTTTTCCACCCCTGAAGAACCTGACTGCTGTAACGGGTCCGTCTATGACTGCTCTAGCAAGCATGTAATGACGCTAAGATTATGAAGCAAACTATCACAACGTCAGCCTCACAGCAAGCAGAAGACCTGGTGATAATATGTTTCAGCTGGATTACTTATAGGGCAATAAGACAACATTTATGCCTTCATGCAATGAATTCAGATTGACAAAAAATATAATTCAACAATTAATtgaatacaaatgaaaactGCTGAGACAATTTGGAGTCCTCAGTTCTTTCAGACCAGGTGAAGGGTTTCATCACTGGGACTCATTTCTAAATCATCTAAATGTAACCTGGAGCCACTGAGCCTAGGTTTTCATTCACCGATAATAATAACCAGTAACGATAATAACCACAGTCAGCTGTCCTCGAACCTGCCCGTCGGTTTCAGCACTGAACAGTTCCCTCCTGTCGCGCGCTCCTCAGCCACAGGTGGACTGAATCCAGCACGCGCAGGGAAGCGAGAACGTAGACGGTAACTTTTTGGCGAGTGATGACAATTTGAAGTTTCATGTTTTAGTGATGACAATTtgaattttcatgttttagtgATGACAATCTGAAGTTTCGTGTTTTCATGTCCCCCTCCCCACCGCCccacacccccacccacccGCACCCAGGGTAATCCCGGTCAATTTGTGAACTGGTAATGCCGCGGCGAAAGTCACCGACAGGACTCCAATCTGGGGCATCGCAGGATTTGCTCCGTGGATGAAGCGAGGACCATGGGATTAAATGAAAGATCGACATCCCCAGATCAGGGACAAACGACTCAGATGGAATTGAAATCGCACATTTCCAA
This region includes:
- the LOC139329051 gene encoding neurogenic differentiation factor 4-like, producing MMIKPYVRQAEGEEVVSPLQWMDGDVSSPDGDASVSSHRYRAGGVNQQNQEMGSEDAEEDEEDEEEGQEDENESKRRGPKKKRMTKARLERFRARRVKANARERSRMHGLNDALENLRSIMPCHSKTQKLSKIETLRLARNYICALSEALEGGLSTESRAFMETLCKGLSQPTTNLVAGCLQLGPASSTGMRPEDRHRVRAAPTPIGGMVSYSSPGLPSPPYGTFDSAHLLHLRAMKGGVYENHSPNEYNTGGVGTPPYDGPPTPPLSISSNLVPKQEPSPHYPPPHHYSPSPVDQSLFQTQTSYDVHLEGPYDSYHPPHIAPRQIASVYRD